From the genome of Phytohabitans rumicis, one region includes:
- a CDS encoding RNA polymerase sigma factor, which produces MTAAHPREDDRQERFRRLAALVHEPLQRYALRRVEPADVDDIVAETLLVLWRRLDEVPADAELPWCYNVARNCVANLRRSETRRGRLIRRLAGEAPAAAGLDGARLELGPDLHGALASLRVKDREVVLLWAWEGLAPREIAIALGTSANAVSLRLSRAKRRLRAYLSHDEPGQDPTGAGQITGVSGKEAR; this is translated from the coding sequence GTGACCGCTGCCCATCCACGCGAGGACGACCGGCAGGAGCGCTTCCGGCGCCTGGCCGCGCTGGTGCACGAGCCGCTACAGCGGTACGCGCTGCGCCGGGTCGAGCCGGCCGACGTCGACGACATCGTCGCGGAGACGCTGCTGGTGCTCTGGCGCCGGCTCGACGAGGTGCCCGCCGATGCGGAGCTGCCATGGTGCTACAACGTCGCGCGGAACTGCGTGGCGAACCTCCGGCGATCCGAGACCCGCCGGGGACGGCTGATCCGGCGGCTGGCCGGCGAGGCGCCCGCCGCCGCCGGCCTCGACGGCGCGCGGCTGGAGCTGGGACCGGACCTGCATGGCGCGCTGGCGTCGCTGCGCGTCAAGGACCGCGAGGTGGTCCTGCTGTGGGCGTGGGAGGGGCTGGCGCCCCGGGAGATCGCCATCGCCCTCGGGACGAGCGCCAACGCGGTGAGCCTGCGGTTGTCGAGGGCCAAGCGCCGGCTGAGGGCTTATCTGTCCCACGACGAGCCGGGACAGGATCCGACGGGTGCCGGACAGATAACCGGTGTGAGCGGGAAGGAGGCCCGATGA
- a CDS encoding galactose-binding domain-containing protein produces MIVVGGSLWPGSPASAAGTDRYVDCSATTNGTGTQTSPWNALSTVSAQTFAPGDRVLFKRGTTCNGRVTLHGSGTAGSPIVADAYGTGALPRLVGDGTWSTITVYNEEYWEFHRLEITNSGTPITESDPALIPESNRRRGIYIELHDYGVGDHYQFTNLYIHDVNGPRGYDNTTTGGIFLHVTGTSTPTRFNDILVADNTFERTDYFAVTHWTTWRHRTELPGNTSGSPYATGTWQPATNFVIRNNSLADLGADGIHTHHSVGAIMEHNVVNGHTTRDVNRCHVPIYNWNADDALIQFNEVYGGMGTCDSTAFDFDGGNIRATLQYNYSHNNKGGFLTICEAGTSRDNVVRYNISQNDGDELFSLVCGTEDNTQIYNNTFYLRNPAYTPVRIVNNTNSSGAGHAKFYNNIFYVDPTLTTSQVTYSGATGLTWNANTFYGLHPSGEPTGTNKSTANPNFTSPGTGPNGYQLTAGSPALQSGIVVAGNGGRDYWGNAVPTSCAPDRGAHQYTTTPTNCNLAVLKTATQSSTHVSGASASRAVDGNTNGAWTGGSVTHTSDSPLDTNPWWQVDLGASRSVSTIKLSNRTDCCADRLRLFYVFTSNSAFTSTNPTTTAGQAGVWNFYQAAAVGTSQTITVNQSARYIRVQLVGSDRPLSLAEVEVFGS; encoded by the coding sequence ATGATCGTTGTCGGGGGGAGCCTGTGGCCCGGCTCGCCCGCGTCCGCCGCGGGCACCGACCGCTACGTCGACTGCTCCGCCACCACCAACGGCACCGGCACGCAGACCTCGCCGTGGAACGCGCTCAGCACCGTCTCGGCCCAGACGTTCGCCCCCGGCGACCGCGTCCTCTTCAAGCGCGGGACCACCTGCAACGGCCGGGTGACGCTGCACGGCTCCGGGACGGCGGGCAGCCCGATCGTGGCGGACGCCTACGGCACCGGAGCCCTGCCGAGGCTCGTGGGCGACGGCACCTGGTCGACCATCACCGTCTACAACGAGGAGTACTGGGAGTTCCACCGTCTCGAGATCACCAACTCCGGGACCCCGATCACCGAGTCGGACCCCGCGCTCATCCCCGAGTCCAACCGGCGGCGCGGAATCTACATCGAGCTGCACGACTACGGCGTCGGCGACCACTACCAGTTCACCAACCTGTACATCCACGACGTCAACGGCCCGCGCGGCTACGACAACACCACCACAGGCGGCATCTTCCTGCACGTCACGGGGACCAGCACGCCCACCCGCTTCAACGACATCCTGGTCGCGGACAACACGTTCGAGCGGACCGACTACTTCGCGGTCACGCACTGGACCACCTGGCGGCATCGGACGGAACTGCCGGGCAACACCTCCGGTAGCCCCTACGCCACCGGCACCTGGCAGCCGGCGACGAACTTCGTCATCCGCAACAACAGCCTCGCCGACCTCGGCGCGGACGGCATCCACACCCACCATTCGGTCGGCGCCATCATGGAACACAACGTCGTGAATGGACACACCACCCGCGACGTCAACCGGTGTCACGTGCCCATCTACAACTGGAACGCGGACGACGCGCTGATCCAGTTCAACGAGGTGTACGGGGGGATGGGCACCTGCGACTCGACCGCCTTCGACTTCGACGGCGGCAACATCCGCGCCACCTTGCAGTACAACTACTCGCACAACAACAAGGGCGGCTTCCTGACCATCTGCGAGGCCGGCACGTCGCGGGACAACGTCGTCCGCTACAACATCAGCCAGAACGACGGGGACGAGCTCTTCTCCCTGGTCTGCGGCACCGAGGACAACACGCAGATCTACAACAACACCTTCTACCTGAGGAACCCGGCGTACACGCCCGTACGGATCGTCAACAACACCAACTCCTCCGGGGCCGGTCACGCCAAGTTCTACAACAACATCTTCTACGTCGACCCGACGCTGACCACCAGCCAGGTCACCTACTCCGGCGCCACCGGCCTGACCTGGAACGCCAACACCTTCTACGGCCTGCACCCGTCCGGCGAGCCGACCGGCACCAACAAGTCGACCGCCAACCCCAACTTCACCAGCCCCGGCACCGGGCCCAACGGGTACCAGCTCACCGCCGGGTCGCCGGCACTCCAGTCCGGCATCGTGGTCGCGGGCAACGGCGGCCGGGACTACTGGGGCAACGCGGTGCCCACCAGTTGCGCGCCGGACCGCGGCGCCCACCAGTACACGACCACGCCGACGAACTGCAACCTGGCCGTGCTCAAGACCGCCACGCAGTCCAGCACGCACGTCAGCGGCGCGAGCGCCAGCCGCGCGGTGGACGGCAACACCAACGGCGCGTGGACGGGCGGGTCCGTCACGCACACCTCCGACAGCCCGCTCGACACCAACCCCTGGTGGCAGGTCGACCTCGGCGCGTCCCGGTCGGTCAGCACCATCAAGCTGTCGAACCGCACCGACTGCTGCGCGGACCGGCTCCGGCTGTTCTACGTCTTCACCTCCAACAGCGCGTTCACCTCCACCAACCCCACCACCACGGCGGGTCAGGCCGGGGTCTGGAACTTCTACCAGGCCGCGGCGGTCGGCACCTCGCAGACCATCACCGTCAACCAGTCCGCCCGGTACATCCGGGTGCAACTGGTCGGCAGCGACCGGCCCCTCTCGCTTGCCGAAGTCGAAGTGTTCGGTTCCTGA
- the ngcE gene encoding N-acetylglucosamine/diacetylchitobiose ABC transporter substrate-binding protein, translating into MSSSLNRRKLLHGGVSLAAMGGTTWLLGGCVTSGSDDDAESAKGAADETNPLGVLPDKALEVVIFKGGYGDDYAKFNESLYQKRFPKAEVKHQGIQTIAQTMQPRLVAGDAPDVIDNAGDSRLDMATLISGKQVKDLTELLDAPSIDDPKVKVRDTITAGVIESNTVNGAVYQLNYVSTVFGFYYNKKLFADRGWTYPTTWDAMLTLCGEIKKAGVAPWTYQGKYPGYWTEQIVTLIGKAGGLDAVKAIDNLEPNAWKQPAVLAAAEALYQIADKGYLLSGTEGLTHTEAQTAWAQGKVAFIPCGSWVENEMKGIIPTGFETTVGATPSLSTSDKLPHQALYAGSSESFIVPAQGKNVQGGLEFLRIMLSLEAGNKFAELTGSLPVIKGVAKNVTLTPGLASAREALSAAGDNVFFFKLGDWYAELGKAIGDANGALMTKSITPAAWADRVQKAADKTAGDSSITKFKR; encoded by the coding sequence GTGTCTAGCTCGTTGAACCGCCGGAAGCTGCTGCACGGCGGTGTTTCCCTGGCCGCGATGGGCGGCACCACCTGGCTGCTGGGCGGCTGCGTCACCAGCGGGTCCGACGACGATGCGGAGTCGGCGAAGGGCGCCGCCGACGAGACCAACCCGCTCGGCGTGCTGCCGGACAAGGCGCTCGAGGTCGTCATCTTCAAGGGCGGGTACGGCGACGACTACGCCAAGTTCAACGAGTCCCTCTACCAGAAGCGGTTTCCCAAGGCGGAGGTCAAGCACCAGGGCATCCAGACGATCGCCCAGACCATGCAACCGCGCCTCGTCGCCGGCGACGCGCCCGACGTCATCGACAACGCCGGCGACAGCCGCCTGGACATGGCGACGCTGATCTCCGGCAAGCAGGTGAAGGACCTCACCGAGCTGCTCGACGCCCCCTCCATCGACGACCCCAAGGTGAAGGTGCGCGACACGATCACCGCCGGCGTCATCGAGTCCAACACCGTCAACGGCGCCGTCTACCAGCTCAACTACGTCTCCACCGTGTTCGGCTTCTACTACAACAAGAAACTGTTCGCCGACCGCGGCTGGACGTACCCGACGACCTGGGACGCGATGCTCACCCTCTGCGGGGAGATCAAGAAGGCCGGCGTCGCGCCGTGGACGTACCAGGGCAAGTACCCCGGCTACTGGACCGAGCAGATCGTCACGCTGATCGGCAAGGCGGGCGGCCTGGACGCCGTCAAGGCCATCGACAACCTGGAGCCGAACGCCTGGAAGCAGCCCGCCGTGCTCGCGGCCGCGGAGGCGCTCTACCAGATCGCGGACAAGGGCTACCTGCTGTCCGGCACCGAGGGCCTGACCCACACCGAGGCGCAGACCGCCTGGGCACAGGGCAAGGTGGCGTTCATCCCCTGTGGCAGCTGGGTCGAGAACGAGATGAAGGGCATCATCCCCACCGGTTTCGAGACCACGGTCGGCGCCACCCCGTCCCTGTCCACTTCGGACAAACTCCCGCACCAGGCGCTGTACGCGGGCTCCAGCGAGTCGTTCATCGTCCCGGCCCAGGGCAAGAACGTCCAAGGTGGACTGGAGTTCCTGCGCATCATGCTGTCCCTGGAGGCGGGAAACAAGTTCGCCGAGCTGACCGGCTCCCTCCCGGTCATCAAGGGGGTGGCCAAGAACGTCACGCTGACGCCCGGCCTCGCCTCCGCGCGCGAGGCGCTTTCCGCCGCCGGCGACAACGTGTTCTTCTTCAAGCTGGGCGACTGGTACGCCGAGCTGGGCAAGGCGATCGGCGACGCCAACGGCGCGCTCATGACCAAGAGCATCACCCCCGCCGCGTGGGCCGACCGCGTCCAGAAGGCCGCGGACAAGACCGCCGGCGACAGCTCCATCACCAAGTTCAAGCGCTAG
- a CDS encoding class I SAM-dependent methyltransferase — MLRDALAVATGVGRRPLAGGRLPRPVIEIVERDDGLINGVLAGPYLADPEHWPAHDRRALERVRGRVLDIGVGAGRVALALQDRGVPVTGLDISAGAIEVCRARGVRDLVHASVEEHATTGHRYDTFLLLGNNLGLLEGHERAPAFLAALAGMAAPGAQIVAQGTDPYGTTDPVQVAYHEHNRRRGRLGGQLRLRLRYRELATDWFDYLVCSLDELAELIAGTGWRLTDVDNADAPYYLVTLTQAA, encoded by the coding sequence ATGCTGCGGGACGCCCTTGCCGTGGCGACCGGAGTGGGCCGGCGCCCGCTGGCCGGTGGTCGGCTGCCCCGCCCGGTCATCGAGATCGTCGAGCGCGACGACGGGCTGATCAACGGGGTGCTGGCAGGGCCTTACCTCGCCGACCCGGAGCACTGGCCCGCGCACGACCGCCGGGCACTGGAGCGGGTACGGGGTCGGGTCCTCGACATCGGCGTGGGCGCCGGACGGGTGGCGCTCGCCCTGCAGGACCGGGGCGTACCGGTGACCGGCCTGGACATCTCCGCGGGCGCGATCGAGGTGTGCCGGGCCCGCGGCGTGCGGGACCTGGTCCACGCCAGCGTCGAGGAGCATGCCACGACCGGGCACCGGTACGACACGTTCCTGCTCCTGGGCAACAACCTCGGCCTGCTGGAGGGGCACGAGCGGGCACCGGCGTTCCTGGCCGCGCTCGCCGGGATGGCCGCTCCCGGCGCGCAGATCGTCGCGCAGGGCACCGACCCGTACGGCACGACCGATCCGGTCCAGGTCGCCTACCACGAGCACAACCGGCGGCGCGGCCGGCTCGGTGGGCAGTTGCGCCTGCGGCTGCGCTACCGCGAGTTGGCCACCGACTGGTTCGACTACCTGGTCTGCTCGCTGGACGAGCTGGCGGAACTGATCGCCGGCACCGGCTGGCGGCTGACCGATGTGGACAACGCCGACGCCCCGTACTACCTGGTCACCCTCACCCAGGCGGCATAG
- a CDS encoding alpha/beta fold hydrolase, whose amino-acid sequence MAYRVAGDPAAAPMLLLHALGEGEHDWHGVLPELARTHRVYAPDLRGHGASGYPERYSFELMRDDVLGFLDAVGIGQTVLIGHSLGGMVAVLLAQAAPHRLTRLVLEDCPTAKPGALDRPPLEPPDEPLPFDFGVVNPIRFQLTNPDPAWWEGTAGIAVPTLVIGGGPESQIPQELLAELADRLPDATFVTIRAGHHVHRERPAEFLAAVRDFLSR is encoded by the coding sequence ATGGCGTACCGGGTGGCCGGCGACCCGGCCGCTGCGCCGATGCTGCTGCTGCACGCGCTGGGCGAGGGCGAGCACGACTGGCATGGCGTACTGCCGGAACTGGCCCGGACCCACCGCGTGTACGCGCCGGACCTGCGGGGGCACGGCGCCAGCGGCTATCCCGAGCGGTACTCCTTCGAGCTGATGCGCGACGACGTGCTCGGCTTCCTCGACGCGGTCGGCATCGGGCAGACCGTCCTGATAGGACACTCGTTGGGCGGGATGGTCGCGGTGCTCCTGGCGCAGGCCGCGCCGCACCGGCTGACCCGGCTGGTCCTGGAGGACTGCCCGACGGCCAAGCCGGGCGCGCTGGACCGACCGCCGCTGGAGCCGCCGGACGAGCCGCTGCCGTTCGACTTCGGGGTCGTCAACCCCATCCGCTTCCAGCTCACCAACCCCGACCCGGCATGGTGGGAAGGCACCGCGGGCATCGCGGTCCCGACGCTTGTCATCGGCGGCGGCCCGGAGAGCCAGATCCCGCAGGAACTGCTGGCCGAACTGGCCGACCGCCTGCCGGACGCCACGTTCGTGACGATCAGGGCCGGCCACCACGTGCACCGCGAACGGCCGGCCGAATTCCTCGCCGCGGTGCGTGACTTCCTGAGTCGGTGA
- a CDS encoding carbohydrate ABC transporter permease, with product MHHGRRRFIASMLVLPLTLYGVFVLSPYAQAFYLSLTDWRGFSAQANFVGLDNFARLFDDELFWRALRNNGILLAVVPALTVALGLFIAALLNFGGKRRSGGFAHAGGANFYKVVTFFPLLLSVSIVGVLWQFVYTPNNGLLNGVLDAVGLDGLERSWLADPATALPAVIVVMIWSSLGFYVVLFSAAMQSVPSDVLEAAALDGAGQVATFWRVTLPLVWDSVQVALVYLGVAALDGFALIQIMTVGPGGPDGATEVLALSLWRNAFSYGRFSYATAMGVTLFFLTMTLALLTFRVSRRERIEL from the coding sequence ATGCACCACGGTCGGCGCCGTTTCATCGCCTCCATGCTCGTGCTGCCGCTGACGCTGTACGGCGTGTTCGTGCTCTCGCCGTACGCACAGGCTTTCTACCTCTCGCTCACCGACTGGCGGGGCTTCTCCGCCCAGGCGAACTTCGTCGGCCTGGACAATTTCGCCCGCCTGTTCGACGACGAACTGTTCTGGCGGGCGTTGCGCAACAACGGCATCCTGCTGGCGGTGGTACCGGCGCTGACCGTGGCGCTCGGGCTGTTTATCGCGGCCCTGCTCAACTTCGGCGGCAAGCGGCGCAGCGGCGGGTTCGCCCACGCCGGCGGGGCCAACTTCTACAAGGTGGTCACGTTCTTTCCGCTGCTGCTGTCCGTCTCCATCGTCGGGGTGTTGTGGCAGTTCGTGTACACACCGAACAACGGGCTGCTCAACGGCGTACTCGATGCGGTTGGTCTGGATGGTTTGGAGCGGTCGTGGCTCGCGGACCCGGCCACGGCGCTGCCCGCCGTGATCGTGGTGATGATCTGGAGCTCGCTCGGCTTCTACGTCGTGCTCTTCAGCGCGGCGATGCAGTCGGTGCCGTCCGATGTGCTGGAGGCGGCGGCGCTGGACGGGGCGGGCCAGGTCGCCACGTTCTGGCGGGTGACGCTGCCGCTGGTCTGGGACAGCGTCCAGGTGGCCCTCGTCTACCTGGGGGTGGCGGCGCTCGACGGTTTCGCGCTGATCCAGATCATGACGGTGGGCCCCGGCGGGCCGGACGGCGCCACCGAGGTGCTGGCGTTGAGCCTGTGGCGCAATGCCTTCTCGTACGGGCGGTTCAGCTACGCCACCGCGATGGGAGTGACCCTGTTCTTCCTGACGATGACACTCGCCCTGCTCACTTTCCGGGTGTCGCGACGCGAACGGATCGAGCTGTGA
- a CDS encoding peroxiredoxin family protein, protein MRLRLTRTRAAMIIVAALVPLLLAAILYGTREDPPQPAQVAEPGQTTLLGFIAISATGADPSQLQVTTLKSMADQYGPAGLRVVIVDTSSADPDTLTNYPYDRHLVGVTLVGDADAAIARRYGVQAAPTTVLIGPDGAVVHRWDGLALSQDLALVIQQRPGMG, encoded by the coding sequence ATGCGTCTCCGCCTCACCCGGACCAGAGCGGCCATGATCATCGTGGCCGCTCTGGTCCCGCTGCTGCTGGCCGCCATCCTGTACGGCACGCGGGAGGACCCGCCGCAGCCCGCCCAGGTCGCCGAGCCGGGCCAGACCACGTTGCTCGGGTTCATCGCCATCTCGGCGACCGGCGCCGACCCCTCCCAGCTCCAGGTCACGACGCTCAAGAGCATGGCCGACCAGTACGGCCCCGCCGGCCTGCGTGTGGTCATCGTGGACACCTCGTCGGCGGACCCCGACACGCTGACCAACTACCCGTACGACCGCCACCTGGTCGGCGTCACCCTCGTCGGCGACGCGGACGCGGCCATCGCCCGGCGGTACGGCGTCCAGGCCGCACCCACCACCGTCCTGATAGGACCGGACGGCGCGGTCGTCCACCGCTGGGACGGACTCGCGCTGAGCCAGGACCTGGCCCTCGTCATCCAGCAGCGCCCAGGCATGGGCTGA
- a CDS encoding MurR/RpiR family transcriptional regulator, producing MSTQLSDVTPVLNRLRSMLPNLPDALARVAEQVLASPPEMTTLSLVDLADRARVAPATVTRFCRTVGYDDYRALRIAIAAETGRAEQARWELNLGREIRPDDPAHLVLQVIAGADSRTIQETAAQIDLDIAQRAAERIAGARRFDIFGVGGSWLSASEMQLRMERIGIPTWARCDVHSALTSAALLTPDDVVMAISHSGRTAEAVDVLTEARNQGATTIALTSFPRSPIADIADLVLTTTAGETTYRPEALSAKHSQLVVLDLVYILIAQRTVERTTEAFDTTVRAIKQHKIQSTRPGPAERRSSSGT from the coding sequence GTGTCTACGCAGCTATCCGACGTCACTCCGGTGCTCAACCGGCTCAGAAGCATGCTCCCCAACCTCCCGGACGCCCTGGCCCGGGTGGCGGAGCAGGTGTTGGCCAGCCCACCGGAGATGACCACGCTGTCGCTGGTGGACCTGGCCGACCGGGCCCGCGTCGCCCCGGCCACCGTGACCCGCTTCTGCCGTACGGTCGGCTACGACGACTACCGGGCACTGCGCATCGCCATCGCGGCGGAGACCGGGCGGGCCGAGCAGGCCCGCTGGGAGCTGAACCTCGGCCGGGAGATCCGGCCGGACGACCCGGCGCACCTGGTGCTGCAGGTCATCGCGGGCGCGGACTCCCGGACCATCCAGGAGACCGCCGCGCAGATCGATCTGGACATCGCCCAGCGGGCCGCCGAGCGGATCGCGGGCGCCCGCCGCTTCGACATATTCGGCGTCGGCGGGAGCTGGCTGTCGGCGTCGGAGATGCAGCTGCGGATGGAGCGGATCGGCATCCCGACGTGGGCCCGCTGCGACGTACACAGCGCGCTGACCAGCGCCGCTTTGCTCACGCCGGACGACGTCGTGATGGCCATCTCGCACAGCGGGCGCACCGCCGAGGCGGTCGACGTGCTGACCGAGGCCCGCAACCAGGGTGCCACGACGATCGCGCTGACCAGCTTTCCCCGTTCGCCGATCGCCGACATCGCCGATCTTGTGCTGACCACGACCGCGGGCGAGACGACGTACCGGCCGGAGGCGCTCTCGGCGAAGCACTCCCAGCTGGTCGTCCTCGACCTGGTCTACATCCTGATCGCGCAGCGCACCGTCGAGCGGACCACGGAGGCGTTCGACACCACCGTGCGCGCCATCAAGCAACATAAGATCCAGTCGACCAGGCCGGGCCCCGCCGAGCGGCGGTCGTCGTCCGGCACGTGA
- a CDS encoding alpha-L-fucosidase, giving the protein MALWDTQAGDLSVAKRTPAARDLLGEYVAGMRRHDLKVGFYFSHLDWSHPDYPTQRPSTLVRPWVESRFGLCAEGAEDPARWERFLRFHRAQVGELLGYRPDLMWFDGAWERDESQWRMRELRDSILAEAPNMIVSRLLDHSDYETPEQGLPIVPPDGPWELCLTVNDSWGHQPADRNFKSTRQLVRIFAETLGGGGNLLLGIGPREDGTFQPEHVERLHALGAWIERNREAVYGTGRGLPLGHHYGPSMLSKDGRTLFLVCLDRPIEYVAVKGLRTKVRGVSVLGTGAALGHRVVGGFGDDVPGVLYIDAPAEVDEYATVLAVELDGVLDLYRGAGYHG; this is encoded by the coding sequence ATGGCGCTGTGGGACACCCAGGCCGGCGACCTGTCGGTCGCCAAGCGCACGCCGGCCGCCCGCGACCTGCTCGGCGAGTACGTCGCCGGCATGCGGCGGCACGACCTGAAGGTGGGCTTCTACTTCTCGCACCTGGACTGGTCGCATCCGGACTACCCGACGCAGCGACCGTCCACTCTGGTCAGGCCGTGGGTGGAGAGCCGGTTCGGGCTCTGCGCCGAAGGCGCGGAGGATCCGGCACGGTGGGAGCGGTTCCTGCGGTTCCACCGGGCTCAGGTCGGGGAGCTGCTCGGGTACCGGCCGGACCTGATGTGGTTCGACGGCGCATGGGAGCGCGACGAGTCCCAATGGCGGATGCGCGAGTTGCGCGATTCGATCCTCGCCGAGGCGCCGAACATGATCGTGTCACGGTTGCTGGACCACAGCGACTACGAGACGCCGGAGCAGGGCCTGCCGATCGTCCCGCCGGACGGGCCGTGGGAGCTGTGCCTGACGGTCAACGACTCCTGGGGCCACCAACCCGCCGACCGGAATTTCAAATCCACCCGGCAACTCGTGCGCATCTTCGCCGAGACGCTCGGCGGCGGCGGCAACCTGTTGCTCGGCATCGGCCCGCGCGAGGACGGCACCTTCCAGCCCGAGCACGTCGAGCGCCTGCACGCCCTGGGGGCCTGGATCGAGCGCAACCGGGAAGCCGTCTACGGCACGGGCCGAGGGCTGCCGCTCGGCCACCACTACGGCCCGTCCATGCTGTCGAAGGACGGCCGCACGCTCTTCCTGGTCTGTCTGGACAGACCCATCGAGTACGTCGCGGTCAAGGGGCTCCGGACGAAGGTCCGCGGCGTGTCCGTCCTGGGCACCGGGGCCGCGTTGGGGCACCGGGTGGTCGGCGGGTTCGGCGACGACGTGCCCGGCGTGCTGTACATCGACGCCCCGGCCGAGGTCGACGAGTACGCGACGGTGCTCGCCGTCGAACTGGACGGCGTGTTGGATCTCTACCGGGGAGCCGGGTACCACGGATGA
- a CDS encoding sugar isomerase domain-containing protein — MPISGSGYADVISDFVREVPVSQRDNVRDAAGRIATALRNDGVIQAFGSGHSEAIAMEIAGRAGGLVPTNRLTLRDLVIFGGEPPSILDNPGLERDPAIAHRIFELAKVAPPDIFVVISSSGVNGCVVELARIAKEQGHDVIALTSLRHSAAVPSRHPSGLKLSDLADVVLDNGAPRGDSVMHLPGGGAFGAVSTITSALLAQMTVAEVVRLLLEAGQTPAVYLSANIPEGDEHNQRLEARYAGRIRRGA, encoded by the coding sequence ATGCCGATCAGCGGTTCCGGGTACGCCGACGTGATCTCCGATTTCGTCCGGGAGGTGCCCGTCAGCCAGCGCGACAACGTTCGAGACGCCGCCGGACGCATCGCGACCGCGCTCCGCAACGACGGTGTCATCCAGGCATTCGGCTCCGGCCACTCGGAGGCGATCGCGATGGAGATCGCCGGACGCGCCGGGGGCCTGGTGCCGACCAACCGGCTGACCCTGCGCGATCTGGTGATCTTCGGCGGGGAGCCGCCGAGCATCCTGGACAATCCGGGGCTGGAGCGCGACCCGGCCATCGCGCACCGGATCTTCGAGCTGGCGAAGGTGGCCCCGCCGGACATCTTCGTGGTGATCTCCAGCTCCGGCGTCAACGGCTGCGTGGTGGAGCTTGCCCGGATCGCGAAGGAGCAGGGACACGACGTGATCGCGCTGACGTCGCTGCGGCACAGCGCCGCGGTGCCGTCGCGCCATCCGTCCGGGTTGAAGCTGAGCGACCTGGCCGACGTGGTGCTGGACAACGGCGCACCGCGTGGCGACTCGGTCATGCACCTGCCCGGCGGCGGCGCGTTCGGGGCGGTCTCCACGATCACCTCGGCCCTGCTCGCCCAGATGACGGTCGCCGAGGTGGTCCGGTTGCTGCTGGAAGCCGGCCAGACCCCGGCCGTCTACCTTTCCGCCAACATCCCCGAGGGCGACGAGCACAACCAGCGGCTGGAGGCCCGGTACGCGGGGCGCATCCGGCGAGGTGCATAA
- a CDS encoding N-acetylglucosamine kinase, producing MVLVLGIDAGGTSTRAVLATVDGERVGTGGAGGGNPIAHGAPAAAAQIRTAVRQALGDADPATVAGGVLGLAGRGALADPANAALFARMWADLGLGRAPRPEADPLVAYCSATPAPAGSVLLSGTGAAALRIEGLRVTRVADGHGWLLGDEGSAFWLGRAAAKVAVRQILAGEAGPLARLVIDRLAGPGAPATQDTADAISTAVQGAPVRTLAPLAPLVSVAAGAGDPVAASIVDEAADRLVATAAKVRDPDDRGPIVLAGEC from the coding sequence ATGGTTCTGGTTCTCGGCATCGACGCGGGCGGGACCTCGACCCGGGCCGTCCTGGCCACGGTCGACGGCGAGCGCGTCGGCACCGGGGGAGCCGGTGGCGGCAACCCGATCGCCCACGGCGCGCCGGCCGCCGCGGCGCAGATCCGTACGGCGGTGCGGCAGGCGCTCGGCGACGCCGACCCCGCCACGGTCGCCGGCGGCGTGCTCGGCCTCGCGGGCCGCGGGGCGCTGGCCGACCCGGCGAACGCGGCGCTCTTCGCCCGGATGTGGGCCGACCTGGGGCTCGGCAGGGCGCCCCGGCCGGAGGCCGACCCGCTGGTCGCCTACTGCTCCGCGACACCGGCGCCGGCGGGCAGCGTCCTGCTGTCCGGGACCGGGGCGGCGGCCCTGCGGATCGAGGGTCTGCGGGTGACCCGGGTCGCCGACGGCCACGGATGGCTGCTGGGCGACGAGGGCTCGGCGTTCTGGCTGGGCCGCGCGGCCGCCAAGGTCGCCGTCCGGCAGATCCTCGCCGGGGAGGCGGGCCCGCTCGCCCGCCTCGTGATCGATCGGCTGGCCGGGCCCGGTGCCCCGGCGACGCAGGACACCGCCGACGCGATCTCCACGGCCGTCCAGGGCGCCCCCGTGCGGACGCTTGCCCCGCTGGCACCCCTGGTCAGCGTGGCCGCCGGGGCCGGGGATCCGGTCGCGGCGTCCATCGTGGACGAGGCGGCGGACCGCCTGGTCGCCACCGCCGCCAAGGTCCGCGACCCCGACGACCGCGGGCCGATCGTGCTGGCCGGGGAGTGCTGA